A single region of the Halobacterium wangiae genome encodes:
- a CDS encoding helicase-related protein, with amino-acid sequence MSIDLAPGDTILLNDSAAEVIKTYSVGDLDYLRAYVEDAGVKTVCIDDVKVEPKRGQLGELRSASAEQLHPDHESVSAEWFDLRSQALQLQIAHEQGQLLSISNSLVRLEPYQLAAVNWVMQKLRQRALIADDVGLGKTIEAGLILKELTARNRADRVMFVVPAHLQKKWIRDMDRFFDIDLTPADRQWVEGERRRLGDEANIWDQDHQQMVTSQAFLRQDEFQPALEEAFWDVVIVDEAHKAAKRGESPSETSKMVERVTGNSDSLLLLSATPHDGKGEAFRSLVEYIDPFLVSEDQGLSKEAVDRVMIRRGKQALYDDDGERIFPDREVNTVSVEMTHDERQFYRAVTDYVQNVYNRSEKLNEPAVGFAMALMQKRLVSSIGAIQATLRRRLGDLVDEQSTSTSLSEEASAYLDGEDLDEEDKQRAEEELSALTVTESDAQLEEEIETLRDLVSLAEGISVDSKAQKVRRYIQQLLEEQPDEKLLLFTEYRDTLDYLLDLVKDEPWADEILVIHGNVDKEERARIEEEFNHGQSRLLFATDAASEGIDLQHSCHIMVNYELPWNPNRLEQRIGRLHRYGQDKEVKVWNFTFEDTREGEIFDMLQNKVENIRGKLGNTADVLGMLDDINVDSLIMESIQNDEPASATKEELEELIDERQRTLQEWYERSLIDTSTFDQESREKIQEVMDESEDVYGTEADIHEFVERGVEALGGDVEKAGSNLYRAQLPRSLRQGTDEEYGPFTFSRDFAMDHDGIDYVSPDDDLVQRLMQQILDSEHGDVGLKLLPFVDEPGIAYNYRVTFEDGTGEVIREDMIPVYVDARHQDPRQRMGQRVVQGDSIKGSPDADRVRSLIQSQDQLREAADRYISQQVTSLREELHERRREETQQELDDLEEYAEAERQRIEEFIENYERKAEAGSNMDIAIRGQQERLNKLEQRIEDRRQELQRKAQVISLAPEVENVCFALPV; translated from the coding sequence ATGTCTATTGACCTCGCCCCTGGCGACACGATCCTCCTCAACGATAGTGCCGCCGAGGTCATTAAGACCTACTCCGTCGGCGATCTCGACTATCTCCGGGCCTACGTCGAAGACGCCGGCGTGAAAACCGTCTGTATCGACGACGTCAAGGTCGAACCCAAACGCGGTCAGCTTGGGGAACTGCGCTCGGCGTCAGCCGAACAGCTACATCCCGACCACGAGTCGGTCTCGGCCGAGTGGTTCGACCTACGTTCGCAGGCGCTCCAACTTCAAATCGCCCACGAGCAGGGGCAGCTGCTGAGTATCTCGAATTCGCTGGTCCGCCTCGAACCGTATCAGCTCGCCGCAGTCAACTGGGTGATGCAGAAGCTGCGCCAACGTGCGCTCATCGCCGACGACGTCGGCCTTGGGAAGACCATCGAGGCGGGGCTCATCCTCAAAGAGCTCACCGCCCGGAATCGTGCCGACCGCGTCATGTTCGTCGTCCCTGCCCATCTCCAGAAGAAGTGGATTCGTGATATGGACCGCTTCTTCGACATCGACCTCACGCCGGCCGACCGACAGTGGGTTGAAGGCGAACGCCGCCGACTCGGCGACGAGGCCAACATCTGGGACCAAGACCACCAGCAGATGGTCACGAGTCAGGCCTTCCTCCGACAGGACGAGTTCCAGCCTGCCCTCGAGGAAGCGTTCTGGGACGTCGTAATAGTCGACGAGGCCCACAAGGCCGCCAAGCGTGGTGAGTCGCCAAGCGAGACGTCGAAGATGGTCGAACGGGTAACTGGTAACTCTGACTCCCTGCTGCTCCTCAGCGCGACGCCACACGACGGCAAGGGTGAGGCGTTCCGTTCGCTCGTCGAGTACATCGACCCGTTCCTCGTCTCCGAGGACCAGGGTCTCTCGAAGGAGGCCGTCGACCGCGTAATGATTCGTCGCGGGAAGCAAGCGCTGTACGACGATGACGGCGAACGCATTTTCCCCGACCGTGAGGTCAACACCGTTTCCGTGGAGATGACTCACGACGAGCGACAGTTCTACCGCGCGGTTACTGACTACGTCCAGAACGTCTACAACCGCTCCGAGAAGCTGAATGAGCCAGCGGTCGGGTTCGCTATGGCACTGATGCAGAAACGCCTTGTCAGCAGCATCGGCGCCATCCAAGCGACGCTGAGGCGTCGCTTGGGCGACCTCGTCGATGAGCAGTCGACCTCCACGAGCCTCTCGGAGGAGGCGTCCGCGTATCTCGACGGCGAGGACCTCGACGAAGAGGACAAACAACGAGCTGAGGAAGAACTCTCCGCGCTGACCGTCACCGAGAGCGATGCGCAACTCGAAGAAGAGATTGAAACGCTCCGCGACCTCGTCTCGCTCGCTGAGGGCATCTCCGTCGACTCGAAGGCCCAGAAGGTGCGTCGGTACATCCAGCAGCTGCTAGAGGAGCAACCCGACGAGAAACTCCTGCTGTTCACCGAGTATCGCGACACACTGGACTACCTCCTCGACCTCGTCAAGGACGAACCCTGGGCCGACGAGATCCTCGTCATCCACGGTAACGTCGACAAGGAGGAACGTGCCCGCATCGAGGAGGAGTTCAACCACGGCCAGTCCCGATTGCTGTTTGCGACCGACGCAGCCAGCGAGGGCATCGACCTCCAGCACAGCTGCCACATCATGGTGAACTACGAGCTGCCGTGGAACCCGAACCGCCTCGAGCAGCGCATCGGCCGGCTCCACCGCTACGGCCAGGACAAGGAGGTCAAAGTCTGGAACTTCACGTTCGAGGATACGCGCGAGGGCGAGATCTTCGACATGCTCCAGAACAAGGTCGAGAACATCCGCGGCAAACTCGGCAACACGGCTGACGTGTTGGGGATGCTCGACGACATCAACGTCGACTCGCTCATCATGGAGTCCATCCAGAACGACGAACCGGCGAGTGCAACCAAGGAGGAACTCGAGGAGCTCATCGACGAGCGTCAACGCACGCTCCAGGAGTGGTACGAACGCAGCCTCATCGACACGAGCACGTTTGACCAGGAGAGCCGGGAGAAGATCCAGGAGGTGATGGACGAGTCTGAGGATGTCTACGGGACGGAGGCCGACATCCACGAGTTCGTCGAACGCGGCGTCGAGGCGCTCGGTGGCGACGTCGAGAAAGCCGGGAGCAATCTCTACAGGGCCCAGCTGCCACGCTCTCTACGGCAAGGAACGGACGAGGAGTACGGGCCGTTCACGTTCAGCCGAGACTTCGCGATGGACCACGATGGTATCGACTACGTCTCACCCGATGATGATCTGGTCCAGCGGCTAATGCAGCAAATCCTGGATAGTGAGCACGGAGATGTTGGGCTAAAGCTCCTCCCGTTCGTCGACGAACCGGGGATTGCATACAACTACCGCGTGACGTTCGAGGACGGGACGGGCGAGGTCATCCGGGAAGATATGATCCCTGTGTATGTCGATGCCCGCCATCAAGACCCCCGGCAGCGGATGGGTCAGCGTGTTGTTCAGGGTGACAGTATCAAAGGGTCGCCCGATGCGGACCGTGTGCGATCGCTGATACAGAGCCAGGACCAGCTACGAGAAGCCGCGGACCGGTACATCAGCCAGCAGGTCACTTCCTTAAGAGAGGAACTACACGAACGCCGCCGAGAGGAGACCCAGCAAGAACTGGATGACCTTGAGGAGTATGCGGAGGCTGAACGACAGCGGATCGAGGAGTTCATCGAGAACTATGAGCGGAAAGCAGAGGCTGGGTCGAATATGGACATCGCGATCCGGGGTCAACAAGAACGGCTCAACAAACTTGAGCAGCGTATCGAAGACCGTCGCCAAGAACTGCAGCGGAAGGCTCAGGTCATCTCACTTGCGCCAGAGGTAGAGAACGTTTGCTTTGCTCTCCCGGTCTAA
- a CDS encoding TATA-box-binding protein gives MSSFKVNEQELSSAGIEITNIVAKLDLDIEFDLSYLSTQIPNSTYEPEQYPSLIFRPEKLPTVLVTRSGILLFTGGNSIDGLKDSYQCISDELEEIGVSDVGETENIEIVNIVSSFELSSEVDLNYLSVSLGLENIEYEPEQFPGLVYRIEKGPVVLIFASGKIVITGAETTAEILNAADTIRELIPN, from the coding sequence ATGTCATCGTTTAAAGTAAACGAACAGGAGCTGTCGTCGGCTGGAATCGAGATTACGAATATAGTGGCAAAGCTGGATCTTGATATAGAATTTGACTTGTCCTATTTATCGACACAAATACCTAATTCAACGTATGAACCTGAACAATACCCTAGTCTAATATTCCGGCCAGAAAAACTCCCAACTGTATTAGTCACCCGTTCAGGAATACTCCTGTTTACTGGTGGAAATTCAATTGATGGCCTGAAAGATTCATATCAGTGTATTTCGGATGAGTTGGAGGAGATTGGCGTGAGTGATGTTGGGGAAACAGAAAACATCGAGATTGTGAATATTGTCTCATCCTTCGAACTAAGTTCAGAGGTCGACTTGAACTATCTCTCAGTCAGTCTTGGACTGGAAAATATAGAGTATGAGCCTGAACAATTCCCAGGATTAGTTTATAGAATCGAGAAAGGACCAGTCGTACTTATTTTCGCCTCTGGTAAGATAGTGATTACTGGTGCAGAAACCACAGCAGAAATTTTGAACGCAGCCGATACAATACGCGAGCTAATCCCGAACTGA
- the pglZ gene encoding BREX-5 system phosphatase PglZ gives MPATKTLPRCAEDAIETATDEAADDDPVVLWWDDGGYLYDIIESVSHSLGCEFHAAEQTPLELRADAPRDRTVWYVPQAHSDDVDWFKDVENTGGVVEAHIGKLAARCFENDRIQAASIRTAYEDVGESDREQVAKTLFQELNGEGGLPTLQGLQTKIVLDGHEDPVQFVLEHGAENLPDETGDLLQIRDLLVDNGVAAVDGVTDEDVLVTRTRRWAVAEWLVEAGLDTSLLDAEYRPESSSGLGISRPELQSLLSKVDPERAEELAHVYLDPDAQFWHDILRSYDEPWELADCPVDASLEHELWNEWLQAFHDGEYETCTTRAATRYQRLETTYGDVPWTSVWNQAVEVAKLAHELETWEERGDTTDVVDLYGDVDNGTWQIDNAVFNLIISGEPERVLPEEHPATASLDDLRTSLTESRYLDYLCDLGNLVVDQIEAGSPFVGENYAHQFFDQEQEHLQSGQSVALFIIDALRFDLAHELAESVRRELPSLEVDETAWVGTLPSDTEFGKAALTPGSKFSFNIELDDGELVPERNGRVITNYQREKMLKDDGWSYIMQSEDDESGWSNTRVAYYWNDLDKAGEEELTDFEALFSDRIEKISDIICEKLDQGEWDRAYILADHGFVSLPQNIDLDGIYPPDEAKQVTRRWVAGTDIDEDAPGVLLDENTHLGYLDDDTKISVLADPIQRFRNQGLPDARFYHGGVLPQEFILNFVTVTRE, from the coding sequence ATGCCCGCCACGAAAACCCTTCCACGATGCGCTGAAGACGCCATCGAGACTGCCACCGATGAGGCGGCCGATGACGATCCGGTCGTACTCTGGTGGGACGACGGTGGTTACCTTTACGATATTATCGAAAGTGTGAGTCACTCTCTGGGCTGTGAATTCCACGCGGCCGAGCAGACACCACTCGAGTTGCGTGCCGACGCACCCCGCGACCGAACCGTCTGGTACGTACCACAGGCCCACAGCGACGACGTGGACTGGTTCAAGGATGTCGAGAACACCGGTGGCGTCGTTGAAGCGCATATCGGTAAGCTCGCCGCACGCTGCTTCGAGAACGACCGTATCCAGGCGGCTTCGATCCGCACGGCCTACGAGGACGTCGGCGAAAGTGACCGCGAACAGGTCGCCAAGACGCTCTTCCAGGAGCTCAACGGCGAGGGTGGCCTCCCGACGCTCCAGGGCCTCCAGACGAAGATCGTCCTCGATGGCCACGAGGACCCGGTTCAGTTCGTTCTCGAACACGGCGCCGAGAATCTTCCCGACGAGACCGGCGATCTGCTACAGATTCGCGATCTGTTGGTCGACAACGGCGTCGCAGCTGTCGACGGCGTCACCGACGAGGACGTGCTCGTGACGCGTACACGGCGTTGGGCGGTCGCCGAGTGGCTCGTCGAGGCGGGGCTCGATACGTCGCTGCTCGACGCCGAATACCGACCCGAGTCCAGTTCGGGACTCGGGATCTCCCGACCTGAACTCCAGTCGCTACTGAGCAAAGTCGACCCAGAACGTGCCGAAGAGCTGGCGCACGTGTACCTCGATCCGGACGCCCAGTTCTGGCACGACATCCTTCGGTCCTACGACGAACCGTGGGAATTGGCCGACTGTCCTGTCGACGCCTCGCTCGAACACGAGCTCTGGAACGAGTGGCTACAAGCATTTCACGACGGCGAGTACGAGACGTGTACAACCCGAGCGGCCACACGCTACCAGCGTCTCGAAACGACCTACGGCGATGTCCCGTGGACGAGCGTCTGGAACCAGGCCGTCGAGGTTGCCAAACTCGCACACGAACTCGAAACGTGGGAGGAGCGTGGCGATACGACCGATGTCGTCGACCTCTACGGTGACGTCGACAATGGGACCTGGCAGATCGACAACGCCGTCTTCAACCTCATCATCTCGGGCGAGCCCGAGCGCGTGCTCCCCGAGGAGCATCCCGCGACGGCGAGTCTCGACGACCTGCGCACGTCGCTGACTGAGTCACGCTACCTCGACTACCTCTGCGATCTCGGCAACCTGGTCGTCGACCAGATCGAGGCAGGCTCACCGTTTGTCGGCGAAAACTACGCCCACCAGTTCTTCGACCAAGAGCAAGAACACCTCCAGAGTGGCCAGAGCGTCGCGTTGTTCATCATCGACGCGCTGCGCTTCGACCTTGCCCATGAACTTGCGGAGTCCGTCCGTCGTGAACTTCCCAGCCTCGAAGTTGACGAGACTGCTTGGGTCGGAACACTTCCCTCGGACACCGAGTTCGGAAAAGCAGCGCTCACGCCCGGCAGTAAGTTCAGCTTCAACATCGAACTCGACGACGGGGAACTCGTTCCGGAACGCAACGGCCGCGTGATCACTAACTACCAGCGCGAGAAGATGCTGAAGGACGATGGCTGGAGTTACATCATGCAGAGCGAGGACGACGAGTCGGGGTGGAGCAACACCCGCGTCGCGTACTACTGGAACGACCTCGACAAAGCTGGTGAAGAAGAACTGACCGACTTCGAGGCGCTATTCAGCGACCGCATCGAGAAAATCTCGGACATCATCTGTGAGAAGCTCGACCAAGGGGAGTGGGACCGCGCATACATACTCGCCGACCACGGCTTTGTCTCCCTTCCCCAGAACATCGACCTTGATGGCATCTATCCACCGGACGAGGCGAAGCAAGTGACGCGCCGTTGGGTAGCCGGAACAGACATCGACGAGGATGCACCTGGCGTCCTCCTCGACGAGAACACTCATCTCGGCTATCTCGACGACGACACGAAAATCAGTGTCCTCGCGGATCCGATTCAACGCTTCCGCAACCAAGGACTACCGGACGCACGCTTCTACCATGGTGGTGTCCTACCTCAGGAGTTCATATTGAACTTTGTGACAGTAACCCGAGAGTAG
- the pglX gene encoding BREX-5 system adenine-specific DNA-methyltransferase PglX, producing METDSLSQRKAQLDKKEREHLEDIVTEMRDRVEDNVEFQLTQRGLDDEPEDIDSLDEDTQQLVEAIELEAVDGETWSEAVDQYVTGVGYTIVNRLAALRCMEVRGFIDEEVTVFKDNGLTPAAETLVREEFLLEDEAILEAYHNACDDLAEEIEILFDRSSAYSLIDPDDDTLEELCRMLDSVDDEVWRADDVLGWVYEYYNVKLLDDLRRKGDREGLEPEDVPPANQFYTPHWVVRMLTDNSLGKLYLEHTGELEDVVEAQEEFSPDERKNRPLSPDETPNIADFCTYLVPSEDEGEPTDFDHPEELRVIDPACGSGHFLLYAFDVLERIWRAETDLPYEEIPQKILQYNLYGVDLDMRACQLATFNLYLKGRTRAEAEGADGFDMPEVGIVCADATIAEVDGVEAVFEEVAGDDEEVENALRQILDAFEEVHGLGSLLDVRGTLGDLFEDDSEVGGVQITLGDDPRESHTLGQVLHSLREAVEEHRETDSFLAQDLRSFVRLLDILAQDYDVALMNPPYGAKGRMPNPVQEYVEKTYTYYPEFYVNFVEVCNNLCTSNGRIGMLIPRSFMFKRSFEDFRKDFLGKIGSFDFLAEFGLGILDNATVRTVGTVLRSGEHTQEHGTFIRLEDPSADLKESVFTTEVLGGTSGDVRRLYRVELSEFSRLPKSPMSYWTMDEARALFEGSPFVDADVAQIDGDSVADVKTGLQTGNNPRFVRDHWEVSFDEPFYPFAKGGTDAWTLPKTVKTVWWDNDGAEIKRLSSSRPQNTDYYFREGLTWTYIKETGRRFGYYPEGGIFDQKGPMVFPHTHSAWAMQIVLNSELYHGLFLSLTPDREWNPGDVGRIPYDPSKIETKQLEEQAKSQYEIFVSQRQGDPTSPYYVGPRILPDEQTDSFVYGQHPHISQAPTGKANIGEGNISPETSISQAVDITNERTRSRETEISSSAEASDELVYDLFDVSEETKNAIETEIQVRGSKSSGDLFPKNEIRDHCLDLVHHFAMMAVREESDGIIPLHGGANQATMLDRIIERFEDTYGEYAKERLIEINDILGSKSASEEAYPNLRSFIEEDLFDYHVDTMENTPIIWRFTTDRLIADSKGEGFACFVDYQSLDAGLFDRLANQYLEPRKAELRENRSAANRRRNEDSLSASEQAEAAEEYERCANGLDQISIFEDILQDLGSTDTRDFSDEGRERVEVLAPKVTAFRKETRQRVETLAKLRDRNSEEWFQDTFSDNFWNTIEEWHNEWIETLEELEHACEEYAKPVDEPVDAHLADLFGYFTRRLKGSDHYSSTGILFMTYYFEREGADLLNDDGRPFKNLAEDERLLASLATGIDDSSIVDEKYLGEIAEDEGVEEIEDLPPLAEFKALAKEIDDRCQELDKRTSSNWSDRALSEITTVGYQPNRKHGVVINITPLVEAEIVPETVDNKVI from the coding sequence ATGGAAACCGATTCTCTCTCCCAGCGGAAGGCTCAATTGGACAAAAAAGAACGTGAACACCTCGAAGACATCGTCACCGAGATGCGGGATCGCGTCGAGGACAACGTCGAATTCCAGCTTACGCAAAGAGGGCTCGACGACGAGCCTGAGGACATCGACTCGCTGGACGAGGATACCCAACAGCTCGTAGAGGCGATCGAACTCGAAGCTGTCGACGGCGAAACTTGGTCGGAAGCCGTCGATCAGTATGTGACTGGCGTGGGCTATACGATCGTCAATCGTCTGGCCGCGCTGCGCTGCATGGAAGTGCGAGGGTTCATCGACGAGGAGGTCACCGTCTTCAAGGATAACGGCCTGACGCCCGCCGCCGAGACCCTCGTCCGTGAAGAGTTCCTGCTGGAGGACGAAGCCATTCTAGAGGCGTATCACAACGCCTGTGACGATCTCGCCGAAGAAATCGAGATCCTATTCGATCGCTCCTCGGCGTACAGCCTCATCGATCCCGACGACGACACCTTAGAGGAACTCTGCCGGATGCTCGACAGCGTCGACGACGAAGTCTGGCGCGCCGATGATGTCCTTGGGTGGGTCTATGAATACTACAACGTCAAACTACTCGACGATCTGCGTCGCAAAGGAGACCGCGAAGGGCTCGAACCCGAGGACGTCCCCCCGGCAAACCAGTTCTACACCCCCCACTGGGTCGTCAGGATGCTCACTGACAACTCGCTCGGAAAACTCTATCTCGAACATACCGGGGAGTTAGAGGATGTTGTCGAAGCGCAGGAGGAGTTCTCCCCCGATGAAAGGAAAAACCGACCCCTTTCACCCGACGAGACTCCCAATATTGCTGACTTCTGTACCTATCTGGTCCCTTCGGAAGACGAGGGTGAACCCACCGACTTCGATCACCCTGAAGAGCTTCGGGTCATCGACCCCGCTTGTGGAAGCGGCCACTTCCTTCTATATGCCTTCGACGTGTTGGAGCGTATCTGGCGCGCCGAGACAGACCTGCCTTATGAAGAGATCCCACAGAAGATCCTCCAGTACAACCTCTACGGTGTCGATCTGGATATGCGGGCCTGTCAGCTCGCTACGTTTAATCTCTACCTGAAAGGCCGAACTCGAGCCGAGGCCGAGGGCGCCGATGGTTTCGATATGCCAGAAGTCGGCATCGTCTGTGCTGACGCGACAATCGCTGAGGTCGATGGCGTTGAGGCTGTGTTCGAAGAGGTCGCTGGCGACGACGAAGAGGTCGAGAATGCATTGCGGCAAATTCTGGACGCCTTCGAGGAAGTCCATGGCCTCGGGAGCCTACTCGACGTACGCGGGACACTCGGCGACCTGTTCGAGGATGATAGCGAAGTTGGGGGTGTGCAGATCACCTTAGGTGATGACCCCCGAGAAAGCCACACGCTCGGACAAGTCCTCCACAGTCTGCGCGAGGCCGTGGAGGAACACCGAGAAACGGATTCGTTTCTCGCACAGGACCTGCGAAGCTTCGTTCGGCTGCTGGATATTCTGGCGCAGGATTACGATGTGGCGTTGATGAATCCACCATACGGTGCCAAAGGTCGAATGCCGAATCCCGTGCAGGAATACGTTGAGAAAACATACACGTACTATCCAGAATTCTACGTCAATTTTGTGGAGGTCTGTAACAACCTCTGCACTTCAAACGGAAGAATCGGGATGCTTATCCCACGTTCCTTTATGTTCAAGCGGAGTTTTGAAGACTTCAGGAAGGACTTCCTAGGGAAGATTGGTTCGTTCGACTTTCTCGCAGAGTTCGGGCTGGGGATACTCGATAACGCTACCGTTCGAACAGTTGGGACAGTGCTCCGATCCGGAGAACACACGCAGGAGCATGGGACCTTTATTCGCCTCGAAGATCCGAGTGCGGATTTGAAGGAGAGCGTGTTCACGACTGAGGTGTTAGGCGGCACATCGGGAGATGTCCGGCGGCTCTATCGCGTCGAACTCTCGGAATTCAGTCGTCTCCCGAAGTCGCCGATGAGTTACTGGACGATGGACGAAGCGAGGGCGCTGTTCGAAGGTTCGCCATTCGTCGATGCGGATGTCGCACAGATCGACGGTGATTCGGTCGCTGACGTGAAAACAGGCCTTCAAACAGGGAACAACCCACGATTCGTTCGGGACCATTGGGAAGTCTCGTTCGATGAGCCGTTCTATCCCTTCGCGAAAGGGGGTACCGACGCCTGGACGCTTCCAAAGACCGTCAAGACGGTCTGGTGGGACAACGACGGGGCCGAAATTAAGCGGCTCTCCTCATCCCGACCACAGAACACCGACTACTACTTTCGTGAGGGGCTGACTTGGACTTATATCAAAGAAACCGGGCGCCGATTCGGCTACTATCCCGAAGGCGGCATTTTCGATCAGAAAGGCCCGATGGTATTTCCCCATACACATTCGGCTTGGGCAATGCAAATTGTGCTCAATTCCGAACTCTATCATGGACTGTTTCTCTCCTTGACTCCAGATCGGGAGTGGAATCCGGGAGATGTCGGTCGGATTCCGTACGACCCATCGAAAATCGAGACCAAGCAATTGGAAGAGCAAGCGAAATCCCAGTATGAAATATTTGTATCTCAAAGGCAGGGAGATCCCACCAGCCCCTACTACGTAGGACCACGCATCCTCCCAGACGAACAAACTGATTCGTTCGTGTATGGTCAGCATCCACACATATCTCAGGCGCCGACTGGAAAGGCGAACATCGGTGAAGGGAATATCTCACCCGAAACTTCAATCTCACAGGCTGTCGATATAACCAACGAGCGAACCAGATCCCGGGAGACCGAAATTAGTTCGTCCGCCGAGGCATCCGACGAGCTCGTTTACGATCTGTTCGATGTCTCTGAAGAAACTAAGAACGCAATTGAGACAGAGATCCAGGTGCGGGGCTCTAAATCGTCGGGCGACTTGTTCCCGAAAAACGAGATACGTGACCACTGTTTAGACCTTGTTCACCATTTTGCGATGATGGCTGTCCGCGAGGAATCAGATGGGATTATACCCCTACACGGGGGCGCCAACCAGGCCACGATGCTCGACCGCATCATTGAGCGCTTTGAGGATACTTACGGAGAGTACGCCAAAGAACGGCTGATCGAAATCAACGACATCCTAGGCTCCAAATCTGCATCGGAGGAGGCATATCCCAATCTCCGGTCGTTCATAGAGGAGGATCTATTTGACTATCATGTTGACACGATGGAGAACACGCCAATCATCTGGCGGTTCACCACGGATCGCCTGATCGCTGATTCGAAAGGTGAGGGCTTCGCATGCTTTGTCGATTACCAAAGCCTGGACGCAGGTCTGTTTGACCGGCTCGCAAACCAATATCTCGAACCCCGAAAAGCCGAATTGCGAGAGAACCGTAGTGCTGCAAACCGTCGCCGGAATGAGGATTCACTCTCCGCTAGCGAGCAGGCTGAGGCCGCCGAAGAGTACGAGCGTTGCGCGAACGGGCTCGACCAAATCAGTATTTTCGAGGACATACTTCAGGACCTTGGAAGCACCGATACGAGAGACTTCAGCGATGAGGGACGCGAGCGCGTCGAGGTATTAGCTCCGAAGGTTACAGCTTTCCGTAAGGAGACCCGTCAGCGCGTCGAGACGCTGGCAAAGCTGCGCGACCGCAACAGCGAGGAGTGGTTCCAAGACACCTTCTCGGACAACTTCTGGAACACCATCGAGGAGTGGCACAATGAGTGGATCGAAACGCTCGAAGAACTCGAACACGCCTGCGAGGAGTACGCCAAGCCAGTGGACGAACCCGTCGATGCTCACCTAGCTGATTTGTTTGGGTACTTTACACGGCGGCTCAAAGGATCAGACCACTACTCTAGTACGGGAATTCTGTTCATGACCTACTACTTTGAACGCGAAGGTGCCGACCTACTCAATGATGACGGCCGCCCGTTCAAAAATCTGGCCGAAGATGAACGCCTCCTTGCCTCGCTCGCGACAGGGATCGATGACTCCTCAATTGTCGACGAGAAATACCTAGGAGAGATAGCTGAGGACGAGGGGGTCGAAGAGATTGAAGACCTCCCGCCTCTAGCCGAATTCAAGGCGCTGGCTAAGGAGATCGATGACCGCTGCCAAGAGCTCGATAAACGCACATCCTCGAACTGGTCCGACCGTGCGCTTTCGGAAATCACGACCGTCGGTTATCAACCGAATCGAAAACACGGTGTAGTAATCAACATCACCCCACTCGTCGAAGCTGAGATTGTCCCAGAAACAGTTGATAACAAGGTGATCTAA
- a CDS encoding BREX protein BrxB domain-containing protein, whose protein sequence is MSQTSSSPYREFKEKLRMFAQGQHGIRNPFVIAAVDPAVEHRVADRLATWTDGRKEAPAIPDNVTVQPIWLDELLPRTDVYKLLVDLGEPLAELEGDTSPGERIEETMQDRLAEELVQQMIEHELSEAQLETQSHVVLLLNLGSLYPFTRASELLDELDRRNMKSTIGIPFPGDVVGGKLSFFGGESRHYYPAHQIDGQIQGVHLQ, encoded by the coding sequence ATGAGCCAGACGAGTTCGTCGCCGTATCGTGAATTCAAGGAAAAATTACGGATGTTCGCGCAGGGGCAACACGGGATTCGTAACCCGTTTGTCATCGCTGCTGTCGACCCAGCAGTCGAGCATCGGGTCGCAGATAGGCTTGCAACCTGGACCGATGGACGAAAGGAAGCCCCAGCGATCCCAGACAACGTAACCGTACAGCCGATCTGGCTTGACGAACTCCTTCCACGGACCGATGTGTACAAACTCCTCGTTGACCTGGGCGAACCCCTGGCTGAACTCGAGGGCGATACGTCGCCAGGTGAGCGTATCGAGGAGACGATGCAGGACCGGCTCGCCGAAGAACTCGTTCAGCAAATGATCGAACACGAGCTCAGCGAAGCCCAGCTGGAGACACAGAGCCATGTGGTCCTCCTGCTCAATCTCGGCAGTCTGTATCCGTTCACACGTGCATCGGAACTACTGGACGAGCTTGACCGTCGGAACATGAAGTCCACGATCGGAATCCCGTTCCCGGGGGACGTCGTCGGCGGGAAGCTGAGCTTCTTCGGGGGGGAATCGCGACATTACTACCCCGCCCACCAGATTGACGGGCAGATCCAGGGGGTGCATCTCCAATGA